The Polyangium mundeleinium genome contains the following window.
AGGTGGTCGTCGCGATGGCCCCGAAGCAACCGCGCTCCCGGCAGGACACAGGGCGTTCCTGAGCGGTCATGGGGTCCGCAGGAAGCTCCTCGCCACGCGGACGAACGATTCGTGCTCCTCGAAGGCAACGCCGTGGCCTGCGCCGGGCAGGACCCACAACTTCGCGTCGGGGATCGCTCGATACATCTCGACGGCGAGCTCGACCGGATAAAGCGGGTCACGGTCGCCGTAGACGACGAGGGTCCGTGCCGTGATCGTCGCGAGGTGTGGGGGCGTGAAATGCATGTCGTCGTGGCGCGCGGCGAACGCGCGGCCCTGATCCCACAGCGCCACGATTTGCGCGTCGCCGCGCACGTGCCGCTCGCGCATCTCGCGCCATTCTTCTTCGGACCTTCCTTCGACGGTCATCTGCCGCATGAGGACGCGCGCCTGCTCGGGAAAGTACGGGGCCGCCGCGACGAGCACCATGGCCTCGACGCGGCTCGGCTGCTGCGTCGCCATGTGCAAGAGCACGTTGCCGCCGCCGCTGATGCCGAGCGCGCGGAAT
Protein-coding sequences here:
- a CDS encoding alpha/beta fold hydrolase; amino-acid sequence: MSAHSSQMHIRGDIEMHVDIHGEGEPLVLLHGFTGCGRDFRHFGETLHEGFRAVVPDLPGHGRSGNPRGTFMFRDVARDMYSLLDELGIDRFRALGISGGGNVLLHMATQQPSRVEAMVLVAAAPYFPEQARVLMRQMTVEGRSEEEWREMRERHVRGDAQIVALWDQGRAFAARHDDMHFTPPHLATITARTLVVYGDRDPLYPVELAVEMYRAIPDAKLWVLPGAGHGVAFEEHESFVRVARSFLRTP